The following are encoded together in the Armatimonadota bacterium genome:
- a CDS encoding zinc-binding dehydrogenase — protein sequence MKTVVLGDQKAWLEDAPDPTPEGEWIVVKVNVSPICGSDMHAYRAPGEHRGQGHEGVGEVAAVSAASRRKVGERVLINPVSGCGDCRSCRSGNYIHCIQKPEGSGGHFAQYVRKQDWLCPVLPDDVPDDLASLMGCGLSPAYQALTRMKVSAFHTVLITGLGPVGLGATALASFLGARVIVADLEPWRRARALELGAEVALDPSRPDMLEALRELTRGEGVDRAVDASGSPVAERLCIDALGILGRAAFIGENQGNIEFSPSRDGIRRGIEIITAWHQNLSAIDDLITFLRRFPDARKLISHTFGFSRVDEAFATMASGKSAKVLLRPWD from the coding sequence ATGAAGACCGTGGTCCTTGGCGATCAGAAAGCTTGGCTCGAGGACGCGCCCGACCCGACCCCCGAAGGCGAATGGATCGTGGTCAAGGTCAACGTGTCACCGATCTGCGGAAGCGATATGCACGCCTACCGCGCGCCGGGCGAACACCGGGGACAGGGCCACGAGGGAGTAGGGGAGGTGGCGGCGGTCAGTGCGGCTTCCCGCCGCAAGGTTGGCGAGCGTGTGCTGATCAACCCTGTTTCCGGGTGCGGTGACTGCCGGTCATGCCGGTCGGGCAACTACATCCACTGCATCCAGAAACCCGAGGGGTCTGGCGGGCATTTCGCCCAGTATGTGCGCAAGCAGGACTGGCTCTGCCCGGTTCTTCCGGACGACGTGCCGGATGACCTCGCGAGCCTCATGGGTTGCGGATTGAGCCCCGCCTATCAGGCGCTCACGCGTATGAAGGTCAGCGCCTTCCATACCGTGCTCATCACTGGCCTGGGGCCGGTTGGCCTCGGGGCGACGGCCTTGGCGTCCTTCCTGGGCGCGCGGGTGATTGTCGCCGACCTCGAGCCCTGGCGTCGCGCTCGGGCACTGGAACTGGGCGCCGAGGTCGCCCTCGACCCCTCACGCCCGGACATGCTGGAAGCGCTGCGCGAACTCACTCGCGGCGAAGGCGTGGACCGGGCCGTGGATGCGTCAGGGAGCCCTGTTGCGGAGCGCTTGTGCATCGACGCATTGGGCATACTCGGCAGGGCGGCGTTCATCGGGGAGAATCAGGGGAACATTGAGTTCAGCCCCAGCCGTGACGGCATCCGCCGGGGCATTGAGATCATCACCGCCTGGCACCAGAATCTGTCGGCGATAGACGACTTGATCACTTTTTTGCGGCGATTTCCGGATGCGCGGAAGCTGATCAGCCACACCTTTGGATTCAGCCGAGTAGACGAAGCCTTCGCGACGATGGCGTCAGGGAAGAGCGCGAAGGTTCTCCTCCGCCCGTGGGACTGA
- a CDS encoding ISAs1 family transposase yields the protein MKATQRESLLEALERVPDPRFRRGRRYSLASVLALAVCAMACGARSLYAIAQWGRDHRELVCEALGIQRLTTPDSATLHRIFRNLDVGAFEQVLGEWLCARGLKEGEAIALDGKTLRGIHGDQVPGVHLVAAFSHCSGIVLTQEAASGKGQELAAVKAVLARLDLQGHVVTGDALLAQRSLCGQVVKKGALPVASEGEPTDAV from the coding sequence ATGAAAGCAACGCAGCGGGAGAGTCTGCTGGAGGCTTTGGAGAGAGTACCCGACCCTCGGTTCCGCCGAGGGCGACGGTACAGCCTGGCGTCGGTCTTGGCGTTGGCCGTATGCGCGATGGCGTGTGGCGCGCGCAGCCTGTACGCGATTGCGCAGTGGGGTCGGGATCATCGCGAACTGGTGTGCGAGGCATTGGGGATCCAGCGGCTGACGACCCCGGACTCGGCGACGCTGCATCGCATCTTCCGTAATCTGGACGTGGGAGCGTTTGAGCAGGTGCTGGGCGAGTGGCTGTGCGCGCGGGGCTTGAAGGAGGGCGAAGCGATTGCCCTCGACGGCAAGACGCTTCGTGGCATTCATGGGGATCAGGTGCCCGGAGTGCATCTGGTGGCGGCGTTCAGCCATTGCAGCGGGATCGTGCTGACCCAGGAGGCGGCGTCCGGCAAGGGACAGGAGTTGGCGGCGGTCAAGGCCGTACTGGCGCGTTTGGACCTGCAGGGGCACGTCGTGACCGGAGACGCGCTATTGGCGCAAAGGAGCCTGTGTGGGCAAGTGGTGAAAAAAGGGGCACTACCTGTTGCGAGTGAAGGCGAACCAACCGACGCTGTATGA
- a CDS encoding exo-alpha-sialidase translates to MAELIDVRRIYSDGFHNAFTDLLEWGGHYYLTFRQSDNHGLQPPGHVLVMRSEDLDSWEVCGRISTGGDDRDPKLVDAGDRIGLVMGTWYPRWQEGSIPNTPHDLVSQVTVSRDGTCWPVPRQCYSPNYWLWRVLPAEGRFLCAAYHFPRREDRLMRSVHLLVSDDFIDWRLHCFMREGYGSGEPVLYQPEPGVLHCVLRATEPDNHSWLGRSRAPYTEWEWADLGAMIHAPVVLKVADRWICAGRSQSRDLPPGTVEPDSGHHTSVWDITEGRAEYLLTVPSAGDCSYCGLAFAPDGTVAMSYYSQHEWMPLPPGQPTPADIFLAKFRL, encoded by the coding sequence ATGGCAGAGCTCATTGACGTCCGTCGTATCTACTCCGATGGCTTCCACAACGCCTTCACCGACCTTCTCGAGTGGGGCGGGCATTACTACCTGACCTTCCGCCAGTCCGACAATCACGGCCTGCAGCCGCCCGGACACGTGCTTGTCATGCGCTCCGAGGACCTTGATTCCTGGGAGGTGTGCGGGCGCATCAGCACCGGCGGCGATGACCGCGACCCAAAGCTCGTCGACGCGGGCGACCGCATTGGGCTGGTCATGGGTACCTGGTACCCGCGCTGGCAGGAAGGCAGCATCCCCAATACCCCCCATGACCTGGTGTCGCAGGTTACTGTCTCCCGCGATGGGACCTGCTGGCCCGTTCCACGGCAGTGCTATTCACCCAACTATTGGCTCTGGCGCGTGCTTCCTGCTGAAGGCCGGTTCCTGTGTGCCGCATATCACTTCCCGCGACGCGAAGACCGGCTGATGCGCTCGGTACACCTGCTGGTCAGCGATGATTTCATAGACTGGCGCCTCCACTGCTTCATGCGCGAGGGTTACGGGTCCGGCGAGCCCGTGCTGTACCAGCCGGAACCCGGTGTCCTTCACTGCGTCCTTCGGGCAACCGAGCCGGACAATCATTCGTGGCTGGGACGCAGCAGGGCGCCGTACACCGAATGGGAATGGGCTGATCTGGGCGCGATGATCCATGCGCCGGTGGTTCTCAAGGTGGCTGACCGCTGGATCTGCGCCGGGCGCTCTCAGTCCAGGGACCTGCCGCCGGGAACTGTGGAGCCGGATTCGGGACACCATACATCGGTCTGGGACATTACCGAGGGCCGGGCCGAATACCTTCTCACCGTCCCGAGCGCGGGGGACTGCTCTTACTGTGGCCTGGCATTCGCGCCCGACGGCACCGTGGCGATGAGCTACTACTCGCAGCACGAATGGATGCCCCTGCCGCCGGGCCAGCCAACACCGGCTGACATATTCCTGGCGAAGTTCCGGCTGTAA
- a CDS encoding zinc ribbon domain-containing protein: MPIYEYRCRKCGSHFELLTDFQRRHDPADCPVCGANDAQRQMSVCAKGSTRTGSSCSISSGPG, from the coding sequence ATGCCGATCTACGAATACCGCTGCCGAAAGTGCGGGAGTCACTTCGAACTCCTGACCGACTTTCAACGCCGTCACGACCCGGCTGACTGTCCAGTCTGTGGCGCGAATGATGCGCAGCGCCAAATGTCCGTATGCGCGAAAGGCTCCACGCGCACCGGTTCTTCCTGCTCTATCTCCAGCGGCCCAGGGTGA
- a CDS encoding creatininase family protein has translation MVTVENTWKEIRDSGVDTAIVAFGAIEQHGHHLPLCVDWMVADAVARRLGEELNAYVLPAMPFGCSREHMAFPGTITLRPSTLAAVLEDLVESLYHHGFRKIVLFSSHGGNWVLKPAMREISFRHDDLSLIWAGGPNPERGDPVPEETHAGKGETSLLLALRPELVHMELAVDSPGIVGQEFNDYVGYEKTTKTGAWGIPTQATAEGGEEALQQRVKSQAEYIRWAFRRLDELREQRSIVDADG, from the coding sequence ATGGTCACCGTCGAGAACACGTGGAAAGAGATCCGTGATTCCGGGGTGGACACGGCAATCGTCGCCTTCGGAGCCATCGAACAGCATGGGCACCATCTGCCGCTGTGCGTGGACTGGATGGTGGCTGATGCCGTGGCCCGGCGCCTGGGTGAAGAACTCAACGCCTACGTGCTCCCGGCCATGCCCTTCGGGTGCTCCCGGGAGCACATGGCTTTCCCGGGGACCATCACCCTCCGGCCTTCCACGCTGGCGGCTGTGCTGGAAGACCTGGTGGAGTCCCTGTATCACCACGGTTTCCGCAAGATCGTGCTGTTTTCGTCCCACGGTGGGAACTGGGTGCTGAAGCCTGCGATGCGCGAGATCAGTTTCCGCCATGATGATTTGTCGCTGATCTGGGCGGGCGGGCCCAACCCTGAGCGCGGCGACCCGGTGCCCGAAGAGACTCACGCAGGCAAAGGCGAGACGTCCCTGCTCCTCGCCCTGCGTCCCGAACTGGTGCATATGGAGCTTGCGGTGGATTCGCCGGGCATCGTGGGGCAGGAGTTCAACGACTATGTGGGGTACGAGAAGACCACGAAGACCGGAGCCTGGGGCATCCCGACGCAGGCCACCGCAGAAGGTGGGGAAGAGGCGCTTCAGCAACGGGTCAAGTCCCAGGCGGAGTACATCCGCTGGGCCTTCCGCCGGCTGGACGAACTCCGTGAGCAGCGGAGCATTGTCGATGCCGATGGATGA
- a CDS encoding ISAs1 family transposase, producing the protein MRVKANQPTLYEGIAVLFSSGVETSAPVRCVSKHGGRVEVRELVASTMLNEWAQWPHLAQVAQLTSWRTERGETTQETHYLITSLPPEQADPGRLLELSRGHWGIENRLHWVRDVTFDEDRCQVRSGAAPQVMSALRNFVIGVLRCAGASNIAAALRTYAAHPNRALALAAACP; encoded by the coding sequence TTGCGAGTGAAGGCGAACCAACCGACGCTGTATGAGGGGATTGCGGTGTTGTTTTCTTCGGGCGTGGAGACATCGGCGCCGGTGCGCTGCGTGAGTAAGCATGGCGGGCGAGTAGAAGTTCGGGAATTGGTGGCGTCGACGATGCTCAACGAATGGGCACAGTGGCCTCACCTGGCTCAGGTTGCGCAACTGACCAGTTGGCGTACCGAGCGCGGCGAGACGACGCAAGAGACCCACTATCTCATCACCAGCCTGCCGCCCGAGCAGGCCGATCCGGGCCGCTTGCTGGAGTTGTCGCGGGGACACTGGGGGATCGAGAACCGGCTACACTGGGTGCGGGATGTGACCTTCGACGAAGACCGCTGTCAGGTGCGCAGCGGTGCGGCACCCCAGGTGATGTCAGCCCTGCGCAACTTTGTGATCGGCGTGCTGCGCTGCGCCGGGGCGAGCAACATCGCGGCGGCTCTACGTACGTACGCTGCACATCCAAATCGCGCATTGGCACTTGCTGCCGCTTGTCCATAG
- a CDS encoding PEP-CTERM sorting domain-containing protein, with amino-acid sequence MGEDYGQPDTGLSHGLRLFAESRGYSVAYENGNYQSYNQYIDAMDLTYGFSYADYMAEIDAGRPVLIHVTGHTMLGIGYDDTDADKVILYDTWDYSPHYMEWGMQYAGRQHEGVTVLKLDPAPTQDVPEPGTAALFGLGLAGFAAWRRRKAA; translated from the coding sequence ATGGGCGAAGACTATGGACAGCCTGACACCGGTTTGAGCCACGGTCTGAGGCTGTTTGCGGAGTCCCGTGGATACAGCGTTGCCTACGAAAATGGTAATTATCAGAGCTACAACCAGTATATTGACGCAATGGACCTTACCTACGGTTTCAGTTACGCAGACTACATGGCCGAGATCGACGCGGGGCGTCCAGTCTTGATCCACGTAACAGGCCACACCATGCTGGGGATCGGGTACGACGACACAGACGCCGACAAGGTCATCCTCTATGACACCTGGGACTATTCCCCACACTATATGGAGTGGGGCATGCAATACGCCGGAAGGCAGCACGAGGGAGTGACCGTGCTGAAGCTCGATCCGGCGCCAACACAGGACGTTCCAGAGCCTGGCACTGCCGCCTTGTTCGGCCTGGGCCTCGCGGGCTTCGCAGCATGGCGCAGGCGTAAGGCGGCCTAA
- a CDS encoding SGNH/GDSL hydrolase family protein, translating to MSDFRVKDGDLFIFQGDSITDCGRRGAAAPFGSGYASMFIEMVTAKYPERNIRYINRGIGGDKTVGLRDRWEDDVVRHQPNWVSILIGINDLHSYLLNSQPYVPVDVYRQAYNDILSMTREKTDANIVLLDPFYISIAGSGQSFRTKVLETLPEYIAVVREMAAKYETLHVPMHDIYQEQLKYRDAETFCPEPVHPNHTGHIVMANALLEALTVG from the coding sequence ATGAGCGATTTTCGCGTAAAGGACGGGGACCTTTTCATCTTCCAGGGCGACAGCATCACCGATTGCGGTCGTCGCGGAGCTGCCGCACCCTTTGGCTCGGGCTATGCGTCAATGTTCATCGAGATGGTGACCGCGAAGTACCCCGAGCGAAACATCCGCTACATCAACCGAGGGATCGGCGGCGACAAGACCGTGGGCCTGCGTGACCGGTGGGAGGATGATGTCGTCCGACACCAGCCCAACTGGGTCTCCATTTTGATCGGCATCAATGATCTGCACTCTTATCTGCTCAATTCCCAACCCTACGTCCCCGTGGACGTCTACCGGCAGGCATATAACGACATCCTGAGCATGACCCGAGAGAAGACGGATGCGAACATCGTGCTACTGGATCCCTTCTACATCAGCATCGCCGGATCCGGCCAAAGCTTCCGTACGAAGGTGCTGGAGACCCTCCCGGAGTACATCGCGGTTGTGCGCGAGATGGCTGCGAAGTATGAAACGCTGCATGTCCCGATGCACGACATCTATCAGGAGCAACTGAAGTACCGGGACGCCGAGACTTTCTGTCCCGAGCCGGTTCATCCGAACCATACAGGGCATATCGTGATGGCGAATGCGCTCCTCGAAGCGCTGACGGTGGGGTAG
- the recO gene encoding DNA repair protein RecO: MGTYPATGVTLLVHKYKGTQRLASFYTRERGKVEATVSGVGKPGSKLAPAVEPLVLSRLYFAEGRNMDRLTQCEVVESFYELRQDLQRLSLASYAAELVARTTEPGHPDPELFDALVHTLSALTVSEQPELVTWAFALRYLCLHGIGPRLDECGLCGACEPRTWRYVDQVGGIVCDACNGPQGLPILPQVRAALRSLLQLPPERVDRLRLNPGMKEQIRQLLRRHIRYHVGVELRSEQFMEKMARAGRMAVDGE, translated from the coding sequence ATGGGCACGTACCCCGCAACCGGCGTTACTCTGCTGGTCCACAAGTACAAAGGCACCCAGCGGCTGGCCTCGTTCTACACCCGCGAGCGCGGGAAGGTTGAGGCGACCGTGAGCGGCGTGGGCAAGCCCGGGAGCAAGCTGGCCCCGGCGGTGGAGCCGCTGGTTCTGTCGCGCCTGTACTTCGCCGAGGGCCGCAACATGGACCGCCTCACCCAGTGCGAAGTAGTGGAGTCTTTCTACGAACTGCGCCAAGACCTGCAGCGTCTGTCTCTCGCCTCGTATGCCGCCGAACTCGTGGCACGCACCACTGAGCCGGGCCATCCAGACCCCGAGCTCTTCGACGCCCTGGTGCACACCCTCTCCGCTCTAACCGTGTCCGAGCAGCCGGAACTGGTCACATGGGCTTTCGCTTTGCGGTACCTGTGCCTGCACGGGATCGGCCCCAGACTGGACGAATGTGGCCTGTGCGGCGCTTGTGAGCCCCGAACCTGGCGCTATGTGGACCAGGTGGGCGGCATCGTCTGCGACGCGTGCAATGGCCCGCAGGGGCTGCCGATCTTGCCCCAGGTGCGGGCGGCGCTCAGGTCGCTGCTGCAGTTGCCACCGGAAAGGGTGGACCGCCTGCGCCTGAATCCGGGCATGAAAGAGCAAATTCGGCAGCTTCTGCGCAGGCACATCCGCTACCATGTGGGTGTGGAACTGCGAAGCGAGCAGTTCATGGAAAAGATGGCGCGAGCGGGGAGGATGGCAGTGGATGGGGAATAG
- a CDS encoding winged helix-turn-helix transcriptional regulator: protein MPEPTAADRELADAFKALGHPVRVALLHRLLNGEPCVSDLHECLGQSQPSISQHLGVLRDRGLIVPQRRGNRTCYQASDDRLRDLLNLARDILANPTAAKGSE, encoded by the coding sequence ATGCCTGAGCCCACCGCGGCAGACCGCGAATTGGCCGACGCTTTCAAAGCTTTGGGACACCCCGTCAGGGTCGCACTCCTGCACAGGCTGCTCAACGGCGAGCCCTGCGTCTCTGACCTCCACGAATGTCTTGGACAGAGCCAGCCAAGCATATCTCAGCACCTCGGAGTGCTTCGCGACCGGGGTCTGATCGTTCCCCAGCGCAGGGGCAACCGCACCTGCTATCAAGCGTCGGACGATCGTCTGCGAGACCTGCTCAACCTTGCCCGTGATATTCTCGCCAATCCGACCGCAGCGAAGGGAAGTGAATAG